In one window of Desulfovibrio sp. DNA:
- the lon gene encoding endopeptidase La, whose protein sequence is MADYNDKNHLLHLDGTGSTAGPDVENEEQRDPNPLAQDMTEGEGGLTAAMQSIPDTLPVLPVRDVVIFNYMILPLFIGREKSVQAVDAALKNGRHLLVCAQKEESTEDPGPDDLYSVGTVVQVMRMLKMPDSRVKILVQGVSRARVRSFSQVEPFLEAHIETLPETTPKIDPTVEALLRSVREQSEKVLSLRGLSSPDVLAVLQGVDDPGRLADLIAANMRMKTADAQRILEAEDPLDRLMLVNTQLQREVEVATVQARIQSSAREGMDKAQKDYFLREQLKAIRTELGDKDEEGEEELETLKAALNKAGLPKDVRKEADKQLRRLAGMHADSSEANVVRTYLDWLVELPWKKLSRDRLDIAYAKQILDEDHCGLEKVKDRILEFLSVRKLNPQSKGPILCFAGPPGVGKTSLGRSIARALGRKFQRLSLGGMHDEAEIRGHRRTYIGAMPGRIIQSLKQAGTRNPVVVLDEVDKLGSDFRGDPSSALLEVLDPEQNHTFSDHYLNVPFDLSKVMFLCTANHLETIPAALRDRMEVITLPGYTMQEKAEIARKHLLPKKIKENGLEEKDVILEAAALDKVIKEYTREAGLRNLERELSSICRKLARRKAEGKKGPFRVDAADVEKLLGAPRFIEDEKEKKLMPGMALGLAWTPAGGEVLTVEATVMKGKGGLTLTGQLGDVMKESAQAALSYIRSRADDLGVNPSFVSEFDIHVHVPAGATPKDGPSAGVTLTTALISALSGRRVRADLCMTGEITLQGRVLPVGGIKEKILAGVARGLKHVIIPWQNTKDLEDVPKELLKRIAVHPVHHYDELLPLVFEDKGSRGGTSGTDKNRKNKEESKKETVAARPRKPAASGGGRKTGRPQPQAGAGA, encoded by the coding sequence ATGGCTGATTACAATGACAAGAACCATTTGTTGCACCTGGACGGAACCGGTTCCACTGCGGGTCCGGACGTTGAAAACGAAGAACAGCGGGACCCCAACCCTCTCGCTCAGGATATGACCGAGGGCGAAGGCGGTCTGACCGCCGCCATGCAGAGCATACCCGACACCTTGCCGGTTCTGCCCGTGCGCGACGTGGTTATTTTTAACTACATGATTTTGCCCCTCTTCATCGGGCGTGAAAAATCGGTTCAGGCAGTGGACGCCGCTCTCAAGAACGGACGCCATCTGCTCGTTTGCGCCCAGAAAGAAGAAAGTACCGAAGACCCCGGCCCGGACGACCTGTATTCGGTAGGCACCGTGGTGCAGGTCATGCGCATGCTCAAGATGCCCGACTCGCGGGTGAAGATTCTTGTGCAGGGCGTAAGCCGCGCCCGTGTGCGCAGCTTCAGCCAGGTTGAGCCCTTCCTTGAGGCACATATTGAAACCCTGCCCGAAACCACGCCCAAGATAGACCCCACCGTGGAGGCGCTGTTGCGCTCCGTGCGCGAGCAAAGCGAAAAAGTGCTTTCTCTGCGCGGGCTCTCCTCGCCTGACGTGCTGGCAGTTTTGCAGGGTGTGGACGACCCCGGCCGCCTGGCTGATCTCATTGCCGCCAACATGCGCATGAAGACGGCCGACGCCCAGCGCATCCTGGAGGCCGAAGATCCGCTGGATCGCCTTATGCTGGTCAACACCCAGCTGCAGCGTGAAGTCGAGGTGGCCACTGTCCAGGCGCGTATCCAGAGTTCTGCCCGCGAGGGTATGGACAAGGCCCAGAAGGACTACTTCCTGCGCGAGCAGCTCAAGGCCATCCGCACCGAGCTTGGCGACAAGGACGAAGAAGGCGAAGAAGAACTGGAAACCCTCAAGGCCGCCCTGAACAAGGCAGGCCTGCCCAAGGACGTGCGCAAGGAAGCCGACAAGCAGCTGCGCCGCCTGGCGGGCATGCATGCGGACTCCTCCGAGGCCAACGTGGTGCGTACCTACCTTGACTGGCTGGTGGAACTGCCGTGGAAGAAGCTCTCGCGCGACAGGCTGGACATAGCCTATGCCAAGCAGATTCTGGACGAAGACCACTGCGGCCTGGAAAAGGTCAAGGATCGCATCCTTGAGTTCCTGAGCGTGCGCAAGCTGAATCCGCAGTCCAAGGGCCCCATTCTCTGCTTCGCCGGCCCTCCCGGCGTTGGCAAGACGTCTCTTGGCCGCTCCATCGCCCGCGCTTTGGGGCGCAAGTTCCAGAGGCTCTCACTGGGTGGCATGCACGACGAGGCTGAAATACGCGGCCACAGGCGCACCTATATCGGCGCCATGCCTGGCCGCATCATCCAGAGCCTCAAGCAGGCTGGCACCCGCAACCCGGTTGTGGTGCTGGACGAAGTGGACAAGCTCGGCTCGGATTTCAGGGGCGACCCGTCTTCGGCCCTGCTGGAAGTGCTGGACCCGGAACAGAACCACACCTTCAGCGACCACTATCTGAATGTGCCCTTTGACCTTTCAAAGGTTATGTTCCTGTGCACGGCCAACCACCTTGAGACCATCCCGGCGGCCCTGCGCGACCGTATGGAAGTCATTACCCTGCCGGGCTACACCATGCAGGAAAAGGCCGAAATAGCGCGCAAGCATCTGCTGCCCAAAAAGATCAAGGAAAACGGCCTGGAAGAAAAGGACGTGATTCTGGAAGCAGCTGCCCTTGACAAGGTCATCAAGGAATACACGCGCGAAGCGGGCCTGCGCAACCTTGAACGCGAACTGTCGTCCATCTGCCGCAAGCTGGCCCGTCGCAAGGCCGAAGGCAAGAAGGGCCCCTTCAGGGTGGACGCGGCCGATGTGGAAAAGCTGCTGGGCGCGCCGCGCTTTATTGAAGACGAAAAGGAAAAGAAGCTCATGCCCGGCATGGCTCTTGGCCTGGCCTGGACTCCTGCTGGCGGCGAAGTGCTCACTGTGGAAGCCACCGTCATGAAGGGCAAGGGCGGCCTTACCCTCACCGGCCAGCTCGGCGACGTCATGAAGGAAAGCGCCCAGGCTGCCCTGAGCTACATCCGCAGTCGGGCCGACGATCTGGGCGTGAATCCGTCCTTTGTGTCGGAGTTTGACATCCATGTGCACGTGCCTGCCGGCGCTACGCCCAAGGACGGCCCCTCGGCGGGCGTTACGCTCACGACGGCCCTCATATCTGCCCTCAGTGGACGCCGCGTGCGTGCAGACCTGTGCATGACCGGTGAAATCACCCTTCAGGGCAGGGTGCTGCCCGTGGGCGGCATCAAGGAGAAGATTCTGGCGGGTGTGGCGCGCGGCCTCAAGCACGTGATCATTCCCTGGCAGAACACCAAGGATCTTGAAGACGTGCCCAAGGAACTGCTCAAGCGCATAGCCGTGCACCCTGTGCATCATTATGATGAACTGCTGCCCCTGGTCTTTGAGGACAAGGGCAGCCGCGGCGGAACCTCCGGAACGGACAAAAACCGCAAGAACAAGGAAGAAAGCAAGAAGGAAACCGTGGCGGCCCGTCCACGCAAGCCTGCCGCCTCTGGCGGCGGCCGCAAGACCGGGCGGCCCCAGCCCCAAGCCGGAGCCGGAGCCTGA
- a CDS encoding RadC family protein translates to MTAKPGTIQLHAGHRTRLRERFEHEPAAVADYEVLELLLGYGLTRKDTKPLAKELLQRFGSIRGVMDARPDELLAVPGFGPGLMTFFRVLREVRSRYVDSAMRKREVLVTPQAVARMAQSRLAGCPHEECWLALVDQRNRLTAWECLRRGGVAEVSMQPREVFEAALLRKASGIIMVHNHPGGNPAPSEADKAFTAELQRLAPQLGLRFLDHVIVTEGDCYSITQMQTI, encoded by the coding sequence ATGACAGCAAAGCCAGGCACCATACAACTGCACGCAGGCCACAGAACCCGACTGCGTGAGCGTTTCGAGCATGAACCCGCCGCTGTGGCCGACTATGAGGTTCTGGAACTGCTGTTGGGCTATGGGCTCACCCGCAAGGACACCAAACCTCTGGCCAAGGAATTGCTCCAGCGCTTTGGCAGCATCCGGGGCGTCATGGACGCCCGGCCCGACGAACTTCTTGCAGTGCCCGGTTTTGGACCGGGACTGATGACCTTTTTTCGGGTCCTGCGCGAAGTCCGCAGCCGCTATGTGGATTCGGCCATGCGCAAAAGAGAAGTGCTGGTCACGCCGCAAGCTGTGGCCCGTATGGCCCAGAGCCGGTTGGCGGGCTGCCCGCACGAGGAGTGCTGGCTGGCGCTGGTGGACCAGCGCAACAGGCTTACCGCCTGGGAATGTTTGCGGCGCGGCGGTGTCGCAGAGGTTTCAATGCAGCCCAGAGAAGTATTCGAGGCCGCGCTGCTGCGCAAGGCCAGCGGCATCATAATGGTGCACAACCATCCCGGCGGCAACCCCGCGCCTTCCGAGGCGGACAAAGCTTTCACCGCCGAACTGCAAAGACTTGCACCGCAACTGGGCCTGCGCTTTCTGGATCACGTTATCGTTACTGAGGGAGACTGCTACAGCATCACGCAGATGCAGACCATATAA
- a CDS encoding DNA polymerase III subunit delta yields MSTPHPGFSFLVCPDGQLLRAHLNRMLAAHPPAAGGGLMPQTAPAQWERHVYWGDEEPPQRFWEQLTLQGLFGAPRALIIRQANQWPAAIWKKISHALARPSDQCWPFFCLEVNWERGQPKIPAHLGKLPCMAFADKQGWIWRHEGLNERTVKKHVLQRCQTLNLRFEPDALEQFCASVPPDALAIENELEKLLLLRAAMLDADEAAGAASGSREQDISLAMISTASWSPECDVFACIRHMQAGNLPAVWRELARSKDGDSLLFSLLALLARELRLLWQCQAGENPRMRPQEAGAKKQLAQRLGAEGIAQGMSLVVDAELHVKSGRRSPEQSLDFLATRMTTLFARAQGRAQGRP; encoded by the coding sequence ATGAGTACTCCCCATCCAGGATTTTCCTTTCTTGTCTGCCCTGACGGACAACTGCTGCGCGCCCATCTCAACAGGATGCTGGCAGCCCATCCTCCTGCAGCCGGAGGCGGCCTCATGCCCCAGACCGCTCCTGCGCAGTGGGAAAGGCATGTCTACTGGGGGGATGAAGAACCGCCGCAGCGCTTCTGGGAGCAACTGACGCTTCAGGGGCTCTTTGGCGCTCCGCGCGCCCTGATTATCAGGCAGGCCAACCAGTGGCCGGCGGCAATATGGAAAAAGATCTCCCACGCCCTGGCCCGCCCCTCGGATCAGTGCTGGCCCTTCTTTTGCCTTGAGGTCAACTGGGAACGGGGCCAGCCCAAGATTCCGGCCCATCTCGGCAAATTGCCCTGCATGGCCTTTGCCGACAAGCAGGGCTGGATATGGCGGCATGAAGGGCTCAATGAACGCACGGTGAAAAAACACGTGCTGCAGCGCTGCCAGACGCTGAACCTGCGCTTTGAACCCGACGCCCTTGAGCAGTTCTGCGCCTCCGTTCCGCCCGACGCCCTGGCCATTGAAAACGAACTGGAAAAGCTGCTTCTGCTCCGCGCCGCCATGCTGGATGCTGATGAAGCCGCTGGCGCTGCTTCCGGCAGCCGGGAGCAGGACATAAGCCTGGCCATGATTTCCACAGCCTCGTGGAGCCCGGAATGCGACGTTTTCGCCTGCATCCGCCACATGCAGGCAGGCAATCTGCCCGCTGTGTGGAGAGAGCTTGCGCGCAGCAAGGACGGCGACAGCCTGCTCTTTTCGCTTCTGGCCCTGCTGGCCCGTGAACTGCGCCTTTTATGGCAGTGCCAGGCTGGTGAAAATCCTCGTATGCGCCCCCAGGAAGCCGGGGCCAAAAAACAGCTTGCCCAGCGCCTCGGGGCTGAAGGCATCGCGCAGGGCATGTCCCTTGTGGTGGATGCCGAACTGCACGTCAAAAGCGGCCGCCGCAGTCCCGAACAGAGTCTGGATTTTCTGGCCACGCGCATGACGACCCTTTTTGCCCGGGCCCAGGGCCGGGCTCAGGGCAGGCCATGA